The Thermoplasmata archaeon genome includes a region encoding these proteins:
- a CDS encoding enoyl-CoA hydratase-related protein: protein MNFETIVTSRRDSAGLIILNRPDKLNAMSMMMKEELIRALHESDTDAKVRAIVMTGAGDKAFTAGADIHEFQGRTPMEQWRMNEHGTLYDAVDRVAKPIIAMINGYCFGGGLELAMACDIRIASEQATLGQTEINIGIIPGGGGSQRLPRLVGMGNAMKLTLTGDRIDAAEALRLGLVDEVVPHARLEERTFEIAGKIAAHSAVAVRLAKAAIHAATRLPLDQGRRYEQSLFALAMASEDKEEGVRAFLEKRDPAWKGR, encoded by the coding sequence ATGAACTTTGAGACGATTGTCACAAGCCGTCGGGATTCCGCGGGCCTCATCATCCTCAACCGTCCCGACAAACTGAACGCGATGTCGATGATGATGAAAGAGGAACTCATCCGCGCATTGCACGAATCCGACACGGACGCGAAGGTGCGCGCAATCGTGATGACGGGCGCAGGCGACAAGGCCTTCACGGCCGGCGCAGACATCCACGAGTTCCAAGGTCGGACGCCGATGGAACAGTGGCGCATGAACGAGCACGGAACCTTGTACGACGCGGTCGATCGGGTGGCGAAGCCCATCATCGCGATGATCAACGGCTACTGCTTCGGTGGCGGACTCGAGCTCGCGATGGCATGCGACATCCGAATCGCATCGGAGCAGGCGACGCTCGGGCAGACGGAGATCAACATCGGGATCATCCCAGGTGGAGGTGGGAGCCAGCGACTGCCGCGGCTCGTTGGCATGGGCAACGCGATGAAGCTCACCCTCACCGGAGATCGAATCGATGCGGCAGAAGCCCTCCGGCTCGGCCTCGTGGACGAGGTCGTCCCGCACGCGCGGCTCGAAGAGCGCACCTTCGAGATCGCCGGAAAGATTGCGGCGCACAGCGCCGTCGCGGTCCGACTGGCGAAGGCGGCGATTCACGCGGCGACGCGGCTACCCTTAGACCAAGGCCGTCGGTACGAGCAGAGCCTCTTCGCGCTCGCGATGGCGTCCGAGGACAAGGAGGAAGGCGTGCGGGCGTTCCTCGAGAAGCGCGATCCGGCATGGAAAGGCCGCTAA